From Budorcas taxicolor isolate Tak-1 chromosome 19, Takin1.1, whole genome shotgun sequence, the proteins below share one genomic window:
- the HEXIM1 gene encoding protein HEXIM1, whose translation MAEPLLSEYQHQPQTSNCTGAVAVHEERNPDRPPGAEERVPEEDSRWQSRASPQSGGSPGQGGEGSLEPQPSPLKTQVCPESSCPEAGEKGQNGDDLSAGGAPPQQRQVGKKKHRRRPSKKKRLWKPYYTLTWEEKKKFDEKQSLRASRIRAEMFAKGQPVAPYNTTQFLMDDHDQEEPDLKTGLYPKRAAAKSDDTSDEDFMEEAGEEDGGSDGMGGDGSEFLQRDFSETYERYHAESLQNMSKQELIKEYLELEKCLSRMEDENNRLRLESQRLDGDDARVRELELELDRLRAENLQLLTENELHRQQERAPLSNFGD comes from the coding sequence ATGGCCGAGCCACTCTTGTCAGAGTATCAGCACCAGCCTCAAACTAGCAACTGTACAGGTGCTGTTGCTGTCCATGAAGAACGGAACCCTGATCGCCCCCCAGGCGCGGAGGAGCGGGTGCCGGAGGAAGACAGTAGGTGGCAATCGAGAGCGTCCCCCCAGTCGGGTGGCTCTCCAGGGCAGGGGGGGGAAGGGAGCCTGGAACCCCAGCCGTCTCCCCTTAAGACCCAGGTCTGCCCAGAATCCAGCTGTCCGGAAGCGGGTGAGAAGGGCCAGAATGGGGACGACTTGTCCGCTGGCGGAGCTCCCCCGCAGCAGAGACAGGTGGGCAAGAAAAAACATAGGAGACGCCCCTCCAAGAAGAAGCGGCTTTGGAAACCGTACTATACGCTGAcctgggaggagaagaaaaagttCGATGAGAAACAGAGCCTGCGAGCTTCGAGGATTCGAGCCGAGATGTTCGCCAAGGGCCAGCCAGTTGCTCCCTATAACACCACGCAGTTCCTCATGGATGACCACGACCAGGAGGAGCCGGATCTTAAAACCGGTCTCTATCCCAAACGGGCCGCTGCCAAATCCGACGACACCAGCGATGAGGACTTTATGGAAGAAGCGGGCGAGGAGGATGGGGGAAGCGACGGGATGGGAGGAGACGGCAGCGAGTTTCTGCAGCGGGACTTCTCGGAGACCTATGAGCGGTACCACGCGGAGAGCCTGCAGAACATGAGCAAGCAGGAGCTCATCAAAGAGTACCTAGAGCTGGAGAAGTGCCTCTCGCGTATGGAGGACGAGAATAATCGGCTGCGGCTGGAAAGCCAGCGGCTGGACGGCGACGACGCGCGTGTGCGGGAGCTTGAGCTGGAGCTGGACCGGCTGCGCGCGGAGAACCTCCAGCTGCTGACGGAGAACGAACTGCACCGGCAGCAGGAGCGAGCGCCGCTGTCCAACTTTGGAGACTAG
- the HEXIM2 gene encoding protein HEXIM2, translated as MKDWEQKKVASPNQLPPAALEEAKISGTCGSPRTSPEPHDPGGSRPLTPRMESHSEEEDPPGAGGGLGWNGRSPQAQSPGACSAEAMLARKKHRRRPSKRKRHWRPYLELSWAEKQQRDERQSQRASRVREEMFAKGQPVAPYNTTQFLMNDRDPEEPNLDVPQGASHPGSSGESEAGDSDAQGRAHGEFQQKDFSEAYERYHAESLQGRSKEELVQDYLDLERRLSQAEEEMRRLRQLRECTSWRSCYQVEELAAEVERLRTENQRLRQENEMWNREGGRCGGQPGS; from the exons ATGAAAGATTGGGAACAGAAGAAGGTGGCTTCTCCAAACCAACTGCCACCAgctgccctggaggaggccaag ATCTCTGGCACTTGTGGGAGCCCCCGAACATCCCCTGAGCCTCATGACCCTGGAGGTTCCCGGCCCCTGACCCCTCGGATGGAGAGCCACTCAGAGGAGGAAGACCCTCCTGGGGCTGGCGGTGGCCTGGGCTGGAATGGTAGGAGTCCCCAGGCCCAGAGCCCAGGGGCCTGTTCTGCAGAGGCCATGCTGGCCCGGAAGAAACACCGCCGGCGGCCTTCGAAGCGCAAGCGGCACTGGCGGCCCTATTTGGAGCTCAGCTGGGCTGAGAAGCAACAGCGGGACGAGAGGCAGAGCCAGCGGGCCTCCCGGGTCCGAGAGGAGATGTTCGCTAAAGGCCAGCCCGTGGCACCCTACAACACTACCCAGTTCCTGATGAACGACCGAGACCCCGAGGAGCCCAACCTGGATGTGCCCCAGGGGGCCTCCCACCCAGGCTCCAGCGGGGAGAGTGAGGCCGGGGACAGTGACGCGCAAGGCCGCGCTCATGGGGAGTTCCAGCAGAAGGATTTCTCCGAGGCCTACGAGCGGTATCACGCCGAGAGCCTGCAGGGCCGCAGCAAGGAGGAACTGGTGCAAGACTACCTGGATCTGGAGAGGCGGCTGTCCCAGGCCGAGGAGGAGATGAGGAGGCTGCGGCAGCTGCGGGAATGCACCAGCTGGCGCTCCTGTTACCAAGTGGAGGAACTGGCCGCTGAGGTAGAGAGGCTCCGGACAGAGAACCAGCGACTTCGGCAGGAGAATGAGATGTGGAACCGAGAAGGTGGCCGCTGTGGTGGACAGCCGGGCAGCTAG